The stretch of DNA TTGCTGGTGACCTACAATAGAAGGGGCTTAGAGAGAAATCCCCCTTACCTGTCAAGCCTAATTACAGTACAACTTTCAAATGGCATGTTCCTGTGATCAGGAGATGGAACCTTCTCTGTAAGAGGCTGCTCTGCACAGGGTACCTATGGAGCGTACTGCTAGCTAACACTATGCAATTACTGTGCTGCTGAAGAGCACGCTGCTTCCTATTAACTAAAGTGAGTTGCTTCTGTATGTGCCTTTTATTCTGCACCCGCAGCGACTTGCTACTGTATTCCCTTTCTGCACACACGTATCCCCCCACTGCTCATACTCCCTACAACCCTGTGTATAGGTAAGAAATTCATCATACACACCCGTCTTTGCCAAATGCACAAGATAATTAAACAGATCGTTGTGTTCTTGAGAGGCTGTCTCGCAGATTGGTTTCTGCAGGATATAACTGATACAAGCAAAGCTGGTGATTGATGAATTACCCGTTTAATTATCAGCATTTTGCTCCACAAGGGAACACTTGTCATGACCACGGTAAAATATATGGCCATACACCTTCTGTTCTCATTTCTGGCTTACTGATCCATAATAGCATTAACAGCAATATATTCttgacacatttatatatatatatatatatatatatatacatatatatgtatatatatatatatgtgtgtgtgtatatatactgtacctatatatatatatgctatatttatatatctgtgtatgtaaaatcttatatatatatatatatatatataggaacaggtgaaaacaggcactcacgtataatgaagtaataatttgcctgggtgcagtataaagtgagcatacaaaattagaaagaatatgccgcacactcaggtcttagatgcaaaaaacaaaaaaatatatatgtgtgtgtgtgtgtgtgtatacatatttatttatatatacatacacacacatatatatatatatgtataattatattattatattatattattatatatatgcacacatacaGAAATACAATAACACATAAggataaataaagtataaatacatGGAGACAAATGCTGTGTAAGTACACATATAAAGACATGTGGATACAAATACACATGGAGACACACATATACAGAAAATTACACAGATAGTGTGTACAATACAAAAATAGGGACACTAACATATTTACACATACATGCATACAAATGCACATATGTTAATGTACAAGAAAACAATGGTACAGGCACATAAACAGAAACAAATGGACAAAAACTGACATGCAGATTCTATAGAGAAAGAGATGAAGACAAACACacacattctgtacaagtacacAGTGGTATAGGCATACAGGTTTGAATACACTCTTATACACTAGAATAACACACATAAGGACACAGACACAAACAAACacatggacagacagacacacacaagtAAAAAACATACACATACATTCAGGCACAGGGACACATATACAGTCACATGGGCATACACATGCTTTCACATACACACATGAAACATACACAAATACAGATAGACCCATAAACATAGAGACACACACAGGCATATGCCagaaatttgggggggggggggtggatagcTAGTTAAATATAACTAGTTAAACCATGCAATGTTACTCTAAATAAACTTAACACACAATAAAATGCCCCTGAATACAATGCAAAGGTCTGTACATATTTCAGAGAAGGCAGACTCACAACAGCATTGCAGAAGTGCATTTAGTCCCACAGAATGAGGAGCTGAGCTGCTGAGCTAACCATTCTACCGAGACGGAGCCAGCCAAGTAACAATACTATAGCACTAATAAGAGAGTTTGTGGGGCTCACACATCACATTTTACACATTGACAGCTTTAACAGTGCAAAGCAATACATTACAGCTCATATGATACAGATGCCTGTGCAGACTGGAAACCTTATGGCAGCAGACCAagttaatattttatgtttttccatTAAATTGTATCATAAGACTTCAAATCTCTATGATATAATGAAATAAGGAATCAGGAAGCACTGACCCTATCTGCTGCTATAAAATCACAATGTGTAGAAGTCTGCAAAAACTGGGTGTTAATGTATAACCCAACAAGAGAAGAAGTATAGCTTGCCCATGTATGGGTGCCAGGCAGCAGGAATGGATGTGCCGCCAGTATACAGTTCCCTGCAGGGCAGTTTCAGCACTGGACAGCTCCTCCTAGACATCAATGAGAAAGGACAAGCTTCCTGGGCAGGATGTTGGCAGACTATTCCTCTTATACTCATTTATTGTAACCCCTTTTCCTCCAGTGCCTTGTATTCATAACTGCACCAAACTGGGTTTGTAATAAACTGCAGCTTCATTTGTTTCTGACATAACGAGATTAAGATTTTGAGTCCCAAATCAACGTGCATAGTATGGGGTACATCCCATTGGCACAGCTGCACTGGCACTGGAATGAGGGCTGTATTTGAAAGAAACCTGTACTACCCACAGTAAAACCTGTAACCCCCCACAACCTTTTAAAGATGACGTTTCATACGTAAAATTGTACATCATTTTGGGTCGTATCATTTGGAACATTTATACTGGATTTTGGGAGTTGGCAGTTCTTGCTATTAAAAGAATTCACACTTTAGCAGAATCATTTACACACTCAGGGGCATACAAAAAAAAGCTATTTCTTGACCTTTTTACTGAAACACATTCTTTAGCCTTTGTTTTTAACTTGCCAATAAGCAGCCCCCTAAACACACTAAATTAATCATGGGGGATTTTTAGAATCGTTCTGCCATTTCATGTTGGGGCACTGGGGGGTCTTACAGTGGATACGGTGGAAACAGTTTCATTCAGGTTGGATTCTTTTCCCTtagatgcattattttttttgctaGGTGTTAATATTTTAGAGAAATGCTCTCTCTATTAGTTACTCTAGCAGAGAGGCTATTAGACCAAACTGTAATTAATgctatttatttttgaaataatGAATTTTTTAAGAAGACCAAATAAATGCAGAATTCATGCATGGACAGTACTGAGCCTAGCCTCTCTCTCCCGCAAGAATGAATTTTAAATACTGGGAAAGTAATTGCCTTTACGTTGATCCTGTTTCCCTTTATCCATCCTATTTGTGTCACTGGGGACCGGGTTGAAAGACAATTTGCATGCAAATTTGCAGTCCCTACAAGTGCTGAGTTTATTTTTGGCATTCTCCCCTGCTCCCAGTGTATGCAGCCTGCCGATTGTTTCCAAGTTGAGCTGTGATCAATATTCTGCCTTAGCCTTTTTTTCTGCTGACAGTcacaacatatttttattatatatttatgcagagcttacagttttttttttcgcAGCACATTACTTAGAATTTAATGGCATAGTATGAAATTACCTGCTTTGGAACAATATATTAACTGAATATATTCATCCCCAAGGGATAAGCCAACAATAATCATATTTTTCAGAATACTATAAaatgatatgcccacctacatgCATGATGTCTTCTGTGTATTAATCAtgctttttttttgccttcaggATTCTGCTGACAGTGGTTGTCATCTTCCGGATACTTATTGTGGCCATTGTTGGAGAGACTGTTTATGATGATGAGCAAACTATGTTTGTGTGCAACACTCTTCAGCCAGGATGTAATCAGGCATGCTACGACAGGGCTTTTCCAATCTCACATATAAGATACTGGGTGTTCCAAATCATCATGGTCTGTACACCAAGTCTCTGCTTTATTACTTACTCCGTCCACCAGTCTGCCAAGCAGAGGGAGAGGAGGTACTCTACAGTCTTCTTAACGGTAGACAGAGACCCAGACACTGTAAAACGAGAGGACAGCAAGAAGATTAAGAACACCTTGGTTAATGGTGTCCTGCAAAACACAGAAAACTCCACCAAGGAGGCCGAGCCTGATTGCTTAGAGATCAAGGAAATCCCAAACCCATCCATTCGAACCACCAAATCCAAGATGAGGCGCCAAGAAGGAATCTCAAGATTTTATATCATCCAGGTGGTCTTCAGAAATGCTCTGGAGATTGGTTTCCTAGTGGGACAATATTTCCTGTATGGGTTTAATGTCCCGTCCATGTACGAATGTGACAGATATCCTTGCATCAAAGAGGTGGAGTGTTATGTGTCTAGGCCAACTGAGAAGACGGTATTCCTGGTTTTTATGTTTGCGGTTAGTGGCCTCTGTGTTGTGCTCAATTTGGCAGAGCTGAACCACTTGGGCTGGCGAAAGATCAAGATGGCAGTCAGGGGAGTACAAGCAAAAAGGAAATCCATATATGAGATCAGGAATAAGGATTTGCCCAGAATGGGGGTGCCCAACTTTGGCAGGACTCAGTCCAGTGACTCAGCCTATGTGTGAGGACATTTTAAATACAGCAGCTGAGAACTGGACTTGTGCAGCATGatgggggggagggagggtgTCTGATTAATGGAATGCCCTTGGACCTGATTGCCATTGCATCGCAGAAATGAGCTGGCTGGTATAGTTAATATCAATCAGCAGTAGCTGCCAGTGATTTAATTGGCTAAAATCTCTGGCTCTAGTAGCTCATGTCAATGTTTGtgaatataactttttttattggaTCCTTTTGTACAGCATTGCGGAACGTATTACTTTCCTAAAAGCCTCCTGTATCTCTGCTCAGTTACAACTGTTATGATCAAGTCACTGTATGCAGGAAGAGCACAATATATAAGGAGACCAGTGTTCCATGACCCAGCTGGTTTCTAGTGAGTAATGCCTTTTGGTGGCCTGTTGTAAGGAAATCTTAGGGGCTATCCTCTCTACTTTGTATAGAATAACAGGTATAAGCCATTTAGGGTGTCGCCAACTACAGCAACCTTGCTTATCTCCATGACCAATACACTTGAGAAATACATTGTGCAAAAAATCCAAGAGGAAGTGGCAACACTCTCCTTGCAGATAGTTATAGTCTGGGATTATGGAGCTGCTCTTAAACAGCAGTCTCTATGAATACTAAAATAAGGGATTATGAGTTGACAAGTATGCAGTGTGGGACGTACTGCCAACCGTAGACCTTAAAGCCTTGCTAGTCAAAACTTGTCCTCGTGTACCATTAACAGACCTGTACGGAAAGCTTTTCTCTGAGCACAGGCAGAGCAACTCACGATCACACTGCACGTGATTAACCCATGAGACCTCAAGCAGAAATATCCCTTAATCCAGAAATGTCAATGGCATGTGATGGTGCACAAGGCCGGGAATTCCAGATCCAATGTCTTTTCTTACGTACATAATCAGCTTTATATTGGTGAAATACAAGACTTGGGCTGACACATCCACAACAGAAATCTGCCCTTTCACCCAAAGTGATGGCAAAAAAAGTGATTATTTATAAACTGTCcacatggaatacaattacataaaaTCTATCATAACCATATATTTAACTGTTGGTGAATTCATACCTACACCACCTATGCCCTATCATTATAGAGAAGCTTGCAGAGTTATTTCTTTCAATCAGATTTCCCCTTTCTGAACCATTTTCCATCCCAGGCTCTCCTGTCTCTTGTAATGCACCTGCCAACACCTCACAGGCCAAAGGTGAATGCTTTTACTTGCTTCAGGATGATTGAGAAGAAGCCTCAACAAAAATACATTCTTCCCTATATCTGCTTGTCACCTTTTGGTCTGGACCATTTATCCATTGTTAAAAAgggaaattaaaatataataaagggCATATTGGAGGACATGTTTAAGGTTCCTTAAGCACGTGTTCTGTTGCATGTTGAACTTTTATCCTTCTTTCTGCTTGCAATTGCACTAAATGTAGAAATCCATTTATCATTTAATATGTTCCTGTCTTGACCTGAAAGCAATTGGCTTTTTTTGGTGACAGAGATACTGTTCTAGCCCAAGGGTCAGGAATCAGCACGGCCGCTTGACAAATGCAGTTCTTGTTTAAACTGATATTTTCTAGTTGCTTAATAATGCAAGGCAGGCTGATTTAATAATTGGTGCTAAAAGATGTCTATTCAAAATACCTCTAACGGCATCGGTTTGATGGCACAAGTTTCATTGACCTTGACACGAGGGTTGCTAAATGAGATCTTGCGTTTCATGCTTATAAGATTTGTGCTGAGGACTAGACATGTCTCCAGGCGTTCCTTTTGTCTTCTCCCtcggttaaaaaaaaatcaagaatatTGTCCAGTTGCCTCTGTGTTATGACCTACATAGTCTTCAGTGGTCAAATAGGTTGCATTAGATGTGTTACTATTGGTCAATCTTGAACAGCATTTTTTATAGGGGAGAACAGTCAAGGAGCCTGATGGGAAGGAACGTGTCTTGTTAGCATGACAGACCTTTCTGCGTGGCTAGGTTATGCCGTGACTGTATTTATCTTATCAAGACAGCCTGGTGATTAGTTTCTGAGCTGTGCACTCAAATGTCCCAACATTCTACCATTTTACtggagacttaaaggaacagtaacaccaaaaaatgaaagtgtataaaagtaactaaaatataatgtgctgctgccctgcactggtaaaagttgtgtgtttacttcagaaagtctactataatttatataataagctgctgtgtagccatgggggcaggagaaaaggcacaggcacatagcagataacagataaaacactattgtattctacagaacttatctgttatctgctatgtgcctgtgccttttctcctttgaatggctgcccccatggctacacagcagcttattatataaattatagaagtgttactgtagcaaacacaccagttttaccagtgcattatatatttattactttaaagcgctttcattttttagtgttactgttcctttaaagggatactgtcgacAAAGTCTAAAATCGGTGCACAATGTTGTGCAAAGTAGAGAAGCTGCATGGAAGAAACCATTTCCTAGTATTCATGTGAATAGTTCTAGGTACCTTCTGCCAAACAACAGAAGCCCTGTCTTGCTCTGTGGCAGGGATTCTACATATTCTCTCAGGATCTGCGCCAGCGTGCCCCAAAGGGCAATGTGGGATCAAATGCCCTTTATCTAAACATTTACTGCACTGCCTCTTGCTATGCCTGTGGCGGATTGAATCACGAGGGTGACAGAGTTAAGGTTTAAAAAAGGCAAAGTAAGCCAATGCACtaaatacatgtgtgtgtgtatatatatatacagtatatataatagatatataataaGATATGAAATTAATGCAAATAGCAGAACATTATTTTGTAAGAAATGAAATGGTGTAATAAAAGGGTGTAATTAtatgatgacagtatccctttaatagttTTTCTTTTGACTGGCTGAGATGCGGAATTGAGATGTTTTCAAGAATGATTGTGAAGCCAACGGCTCTCCTGCTGTTGTGAATatcatctcccagcatccttatcTAGGCAAATGGTCACAGATTTAGTGTTAAAGAGAATAAAGCCCATGCATCTTTCCACCTGACAGGGGTTGTATGTCTTGGTTCCAAGAATTTAGTGAAGTATCCCAAGTGGGTAGTGGTTTTTAGTAGGGGTTGATGGAGGTCTGCTGATTTGCCTGGGTTTCATTAATGACACAAATCAACATAAAGGGGAAAAAAGATTTTCAAATGTGTCTTTTGACAATATGGCCAAGTGAGGTTCATTCATTTGTATTAAGACTTGTGATATGTTATCATACAAGATGTGTATGCCTAGCACCTCAGCTGCAGCCCCTGGTACTGAGGATTGGGTAGTTGTTGGTGGGGAGCAAACATGGAAGACGCTCATTCTGTTGTTTTATCTTGACTATTAACTTTGGCAAAATGTTGGTCCCCAAGTGCAACTAAAAGGTTAGCTTTGCCAGCTGAGATGTCTGACCTATTGCTAGATACatggaggcatatttatcaaaggagagaagagacagttcTACACAATTTGCCAGATGAGAATTAAAAGGCTGTTTATTGACTTGAATAGGATTTGTTGAGTTCTCCTTCAGCACGTTGTCCTTTCATCCTTTGGTATAAATTCCCAGTAGAACCAGGCTCTTTTAATAATGCCCTAGGCATTGTGCACTCCTGATATCCACGAGTCACTGTGAATAAGTATCTCAACTTGAAATAAAGTAAAACATGTAGCAAATCTAATTGCACTGAAATATTCTATTATATCTATGGCAACTTTTCTTAGGAAGTTTGGTGCTGTATTTGCCCTGACTTTGATAAATCCCACTTTTGACAAAAAACAGATCATGGATATATATGATGGGACAGCAGCTCTTCTGCGGTGGGTTCTTTAGGGGTGACAATAATTGTGTTTGTGGATTAGGAAGCACTAATAGGTTTAATCAACAACATGAGCCAGTTTGCCATGCTCTAGCAAGCATGGCACTTATCAAAGTAACTGGTAGCTAGGGGTTAGGGAACCGGGAAACATTTGATTGTTTATGCGCAAGCCCAAACTCTATACCCATCTTTACCCCTACCACCACCACATTATGTTCTAGGTCTAGATTTTTTCATGGGGTCAACAAGACATTGAAGTGTGATACTGTGCTTAGTTAAGAAAGGAGG from Xenopus tropicalis strain Nigerian chromosome 8, UCB_Xtro_10.0, whole genome shotgun sequence encodes:
- the gjd2 gene encoding gap junction delta-2 protein, with protein sequence MGEWTILERLLEAAVQQHSTMIGRILLTVVVIFRILIVAIVGETVYDDEQTMFVCNTLQPGCNQACYDRAFPISHIRYWVFQIIMVCTPSLCFITYSVHQSAKQRERRYSTVFLTVDRDPDTVKREDSKKIKNTLVNGVLQNTENSTKEAEPDCLEIKEIPNPSIRTTKSKMRRQEGISRFYIIQVVFRNALEIGFLVGQYFLYGFNVPSMYECDRYPCIKEVECYVSRPTEKTVFLVFMFAVSGLCVVLNLAELNHLGWRKIKMAVRGVQAKRKSIYEIRNKDLPRMGVPNFGRTQSSDSAYV